CAAAGTCAGCATGAGGTCTTTCTCGGGCCAGTACAGCAGGGGGCTCGGAGAAGACCAGGAAGATTATGACAACTACATCTACTGGCTGACCTACCGGTACAAATTCGCAGTCGCTGGCGTCGGATACGGTACAACGCATCCGTCACCGAAAGACGCTGACCCGTCGGCATATATCGGAATCGGTACTACGATTCCCGATCTGGTCGGACTGGTGTCGTCGAAGCTTGCCAGGAATCTGAAACCCCTCGAACTCTACTTCTTCAATTTCCACGTCGAAGCGTTCTAATAATCGCCGCAGGATGACTTGATGAACCGCTTCAGCTAAACCATGTAAGTTGCATATCTGTAGTACATTCCAGGTTGGTTTTGACATGGGTGCCCCACCTTCCAGATGGGTTCCAACTTCGAAGATTGTCCCGGAATCCCCATCGAGAGGGTGGACCACCCGACGCAATTGATGGCGATCTCTATGTCAATCAATGCAATAATGAGACAATCAGATTGCCACGCTTCGATCGCAATGACAGCGTTTGGGGTTTCTCGACAAGCCCTTGCATCGGAATGACACCGCTACGGGCTGTAGGGATTTTGCCACGCACTGTGCTCATCAAGTAGGGTGTGTTCGGCAGCGGGGAGCCTTTAAGCCTTGAGCAGTCGTCCAAGGAGCCACACGGCGACTCGACCCAGCACCAGGATGAAGATAGTAACTGCGACCCTGGATGCAGGGATTTCAGATGGATCGGTGGTCAGTCCGAACAGGCTGTTAAAGTAAGTCTTGAAGTCGAGCGGATCAGATCTAAACGGGTTCTCTACGAGCAGTGCATAGGTGACGAAGAAAATCCCTGCCAGCAGCATGAAGATTGTGAAGATATTCAATTTTGATTGTGCCGTTGTCGATTTCATTATTGCCTCCACACAGGGATACTTCAAAAAGCTTGCCTCGTCAGCTGCGATCCGCATTTCCCTCGAAAAAACGCTCGCAAGTCAATATGCTGTGGTATAATAGATTAGGTGTTCACTTATGATGCAGCGCTTCATGGTGAAACCGTTCCGCAGAATAGTGCAGTGTTGAGCTTGTTCTGAGTGCAGAGGATTGCATTTCTGTGTTGACCCGCTGCAGGATTCTGCTTTATTGTGCCGAAAACTGGAGGCAGAATGAAATCACACACGGAATATCTTTGGTTCGAAACCAAGAAGCGCAGAGAGTACATAAACATCACCGATCGCGTCGAAGCCGCTCTGGAGAAGTCGGGAATTCAGGAGGGGATGGCGCTTGTATCGGCGATGCATATAACGGCGGCGGTCTATGTCAATGATGCGGAGTCCGGCCTGATTGAGGACATCGATGAATGGCTGGATGGCCTCGCGCCATTCGGCAAAGACTACCGTCATCATCGTACCGGCGAGGACAACGGCGACGCCCATCTGAAAAACCTTCTGATGCACAATCAGGTTATCATTCCGGTGACAGGCGGCAAGCTTGATTTTGGACCGTGGCAGCAGGTCTATTATGCCGAGTTTGACGGTCGCAGGCGCAAACGCGCGGTGATCAAGATTATCGGGGAGTGACAGTCAGATCCCGAAACATTGACGTATTTAATCTGTTTTACAAATGTGAGAAATGTGATATACTTGGAGAGATGTTCTGATAGGATTGATAGATGGCAGTGACATTCAACATAATTCCAGATGAGTATCGGGTCGCGACTGATGACGATCTGACGTCGCGAATCCTGCGGCGGAAGAAGGAATTGGGAGACAGAATGGTGCTCCTTACTCATCACTACCAGCGCAAGGAAATCGTCAAGCTTGGCGATTATGCGGGCGACTCTTACGCCCTGTCGAAAATCGCCTCCCAGCAGAAGGCTGATTACATCGTATTTTGTGGTGTACACTTCATGGCGGAGTCTGCTGAGATACTGTCGCAACCTCACCAAAAAGTCTATCTCCCGAATCCGCTGGCAGGTTGCCCGATGGCTGACATGGCTCAGATCGGGAATGTGCTTTATGCATGGGAAATGCTGACGAAGACAGTTCCGGACACCAGGATCATTCCGCTTTCATATATGAATTCAGCAGCCGACTTGAAGGCATTTTGCGGGCGGAACGACGGGGCGATATGCACTTCATCGAACGCAGTCAAGGCCTTTGAGTGGGCTTTCGAGAGGGGGGAGAAGGTGTTCTTCTTCCCGGATGAGCATCTTGGCACAAACTCCGCCA
This genomic window from Candidatus Zixiibacteriota bacterium contains:
- a CDS encoding secondary thiamine-phosphate synthase enzyme YjbQ, with protein sequence MKSHTEYLWFETKKRREYINITDRVEAALEKSGIQEGMALVSAMHITAAVYVNDAESGLIEDIDEWLDGLAPFGKDYRHHRTGEDNGDAHLKNLLMHNQVIIPVTGGKLDFGPWQQVYYAEFDGRRRKRAVIKIIGE
- the nadA gene encoding quinolinate synthase NadA → MAVTFNIIPDEYRVATDDDLTSRILRRKKELGDRMVLLTHHYQRKEIVKLGDYAGDSYALSKIASQQKADYIVFCGVHFMAESAEILSQPHQKVYLPNPLAGCPMADMAQIGNVLYAWEMLTKTVPDTRIIPLSYMNSAADLKAFCGRNDGAICTSSNAVKAFEWAFERGEKVFFFPDEHLGTNSANRLGIPKDQIAVWDFSDRKLGGNSVDDLKRAKVILWKGYCHVHTTFRIEHIKQMRQAYPGIQIVVHPECPEDVVDAADANGSTSFIVKYVDDAPSGSTIAIGTEINLIDRLAHTYPDKNIYELSGNTCAMCVNMYRTTLNDLAWCLENLDTVPVVTVPPDIARDAKIALERMLEIQG